A region of Oceanivirga salmonicida DNA encodes the following proteins:
- the gyrA gene encoding DNA gyrase subunit A — MSTDSREQEIPIYIEDEIKASYLDYSMSVIVSRALPDVRDGLKPVHRRILFAMNDLGMTNDKPFKKSARIVGEVLGKYHPHGDTAVYNSMVRMAQEFNSRYMLIDGHGNFGSIDGDSAAAMRYTEARMAKITNEILEDINKDTIDFRKNFDESLDEPIVLPAKLPNLLLNGATGIAVGMATNIPPHNLSELCNGIVALIDNDNITIDELMEHIPAPDFPTGGIINGRQGIIDAYRTGRGKIQLVGKLSIETSKTGKNSIIITEIPFQVNKSKLIEKIADLVRQKKISGITELRDESDRDGIRIVIEVKKGEEPELILNMLYKYTDLQTTFGVIMLALVKNIPRVLNLKQILKKYLEHRYEVIVRRTNFDLEKTKRRAHILEGFRIALDSIDEIIVLIKKSPDGNVARDNLMAEYGFSEIQAKAILDMRLQRLTGLEREKIEQEYNDLLALIAELQSILDSDEKIYGIIKQEVIDIKTSYGDKRRTEIQDRRNDIDIEDLIKEEEVVVTITNKGYVKRVSSDTYRLQKRGGVGVNSTNTIEDDEVKDIYTVKTLDRLLIFTDKGKVYNIKVYEIPEASKQARGKLISNIINLDDGENVSAILNTVGATKTSEIFFLTKNGIAKRTKMEMFESINKTGKIAITLKDNDELVFVDFSRGLDDEIFVATKKGMAIRFKESDVRTMGRSASGVKAINLKKDDIVTSACVIDTSSELKNCEVLTISSEGFGKRTNLSEYHVQKRGGKGVKNFKISKKTGDVVSSLLIDNTDVNREILLITKDGTLIRTKIKQISTYSRATSGVIVIKPRIGDYVTSIAMTLEGDENVNED; from the coding sequence ATGTCTACGGATTCTAGAGAACAAGAAATACCAATATATATTGAAGATGAAATAAAGGCGTCATATCTTGATTATTCTATGAGTGTAATAGTAAGTAGAGCTTTACCTGATGTAAGAGATGGACTAAAGCCAGTGCATAGAAGAATACTATTTGCTATGAATGATTTAGGAATGACTAATGATAAGCCATTTAAAAAATCAGCGAGAATCGTTGGGGAAGTTTTAGGTAAGTATCACCCACATGGAGATACTGCTGTATATAACTCTATGGTAAGAATGGCACAGGAATTTAATAGTAGATATATGTTAATAGATGGTCATGGTAACTTTGGGTCAATAGATGGAGATAGTGCTGCTGCAATGAGATATACAGAAGCAAGAATGGCTAAAATTACTAATGAAATTTTAGAAGATATAAATAAAGATACCATAGATTTCAGAAAGAACTTTGATGAAAGTTTAGATGAACCAATAGTATTACCTGCAAAATTACCTAATCTATTATTAAATGGAGCAACAGGTATAGCAGTAGGTATGGCAACTAATATACCACCACATAATTTATCAGAACTTTGTAATGGAATAGTAGCATTAATAGACAATGATAATATTACTATAGATGAATTAATGGAACATATACCTGCACCAGATTTTCCAACGGGTGGAATAATAAACGGTAGACAAGGTATAATTGATGCTTATAGAACAGGTAGGGGTAAAATACAACTAGTTGGTAAATTAAGCATAGAAACTTCTAAAACTGGTAAAAACAGTATAATAATAACAGAGATACCTTTCCAAGTTAATAAATCTAAATTAATAGAAAAAATAGCAGATTTAGTAAGACAAAAGAAAATATCAGGAATTACTGAATTAAGAGATGAGTCTGATAGAGATGGTATAAGAATAGTTATAGAAGTTAAAAAAGGAGAAGAACCTGAATTAATACTTAATATGCTATATAAATATACTGATTTACAAACTACTTTTGGTGTAATAATGTTAGCCTTAGTAAAAAATATTCCAAGAGTTTTAAATTTAAAACAAATTCTAAAAAAATATTTAGAGCATAGATATGAAGTAATAGTTAGAAGAACTAACTTTGACTTAGAAAAAACTAAGAGAAGAGCTCATATATTAGAAGGATTTAGAATAGCACTAGACAGTATAGATGAAATTATAGTTTTAATTAAAAAGAGTCCAGATGGAAATGTTGCCAGAGATAATTTAATGGCAGAATATGGATTTAGTGAAATTCAAGCCAAAGCCATATTAGATATGAGATTACAAAGATTAACTGGTTTGGAAAGAGAAAAAATAGAGCAAGAGTATAATGATTTATTAGCTTTAATAGCAGAATTACAATCTATATTAGATTCAGATGAAAAGATATATGGAATAATTAAGCAAGAAGTAATAGATATTAAGACTAGTTATGGAGATAAGAGAAGAACTGAGATACAAGATAGAAGAAATGATATAGACATAGAAGACCTTATAAAAGAAGAAGAAGTTGTTGTAACAATAACTAATAAAGGTTATGTTAAAAGAGTTTCATCTGATACATATAGACTTCAAAAAAGAGGTGGCGTAGGAGTTAATTCTACTAATACCATAGAAGATGATGAAGTTAAAGATATATATACAGTTAAGACTCTAGATAGATTATTAATCTTTACTGATAAAGGTAAGGTATATAATATTAAAGTTTATGAAATACCAGAAGCAAGTAAACAAGCTCGTGGTAAACTTATAAGTAATATTATTAATCTTGATGATGGAGAAAATGTAAGTGCTATATTAAATACGGTAGGAGCAACTAAGACTTCAGAAATATTCTTTTTAACTAAAAATGGTATTGCAAAGAGAACTAAGATGGAAATGTTTGAAAGCATTAACAAAACTGGTAAGATAGCAATTACCCTTAAAGATAATGATGAATTAGTATTTGTTGATTTCTCTCGCGGCTTAGATGATGAAATATTTGTAGCAACTAAAAAAGGTATGGCTATAAGATTTAAAGAATCTGATGTAAGAACTATGGGAAGAAGTGCTAGCGGTGTTAAGGCTATAAATCTTAAAAAAGATGATATAGTAACATCAGCATGTGTAATAGATACAAGTAGTGAACTTAAAAATTGTGAAGTTTTAACTATTTCATCAGAAGGATTTGGTAAGAGAACGAATTTATCTGAATACCATGTTCAAAAAAGAGGTGGAAAAGGAGTTAAAAACTTTAAGATTAGTAAGAAAACTGGTGATGTAGTAAGTTCATTATTAATAGATAATACTGATGTTAATAGAGAAATATTATTAATAACAAAAGATGGAACATTAATAAGAACTAAAATAAAACAAATTTCAACATATAGTAGAGCAACTTCAGGAGTAATAGTAATTAAACCTAGAATTGGAGATTATGTAACATCCATAGCAATGACTTTGGAAGGTGATGAAAATGTCAATGAAGACTAA
- the pheS gene encoding phenylalanine--tRNA ligase subunit alpha: MKEKLKVLTEQLHKRLEEVLDMEELNEIRIKALGKKSEINALMKEMAKLTQDERKAFGQIINEVKSELQNRIEQKTFEIKEILKKKRIKEETIDISLPGKKTNLGSLHPITKTMSEIKEIVSNMGFDIVDGPEIELVKYNFDALNIPTTHPSREKTDTFYIDNDLLLRTQTSPMQIRYMLENEPPFRMISLGKVYRPDYDVSHTPMFHQVEGLMVGEDVSFANFKALLELIVKRIFGEDRNVRFRPHFFPFTEPSAEMDVECGICKGSGCRLCKGTGWLEILGSGMVNNKVLEAGGIDSTKYQGFAFGIGIERVTMLKYGIDDLRSFFENDIRFLEQF, encoded by the coding sequence ATGAAGGAGAAGTTAAAAGTTCTTACTGAGCAATTACATAAAAGACTAGAAGAAGTTCTTGATATGGAAGAGTTAAATGAGATAAGAATAAAAGCACTTGGTAAAAAAAGTGAAATAAATGCTCTTATGAAAGAAATGGCAAAACTTACTCAAGATGAGAGAAAAGCTTTTGGTCAAATAATAAACGAAGTTAAATCAGAATTGCAAAATAGAATTGAGCAAAAAACATTTGAAATAAAAGAAATATTAAAGAAAAAAAGAATAAAAGAAGAAACTATAGATATTAGTTTACCAGGTAAAAAAACTAATTTAGGAAGTCTTCACCCTATAACTAAAACTATGTCAGAAATAAAAGAAATTGTTTCTAATATGGGATTTGATATAGTAGATGGACCTGAAATAGAATTAGTTAAGTATAATTTTGATGCACTTAATATTCCTACAACACACCCATCAAGAGAAAAAACAGATACTTTCTATATAGATAATGACTTACTATTAAGAACACAAACTTCACCTATGCAAATTAGGTATATGTTAGAAAATGAACCACCATTTAGAATGATTTCACTTGGTAAGGTATATAGACCTGATTATGATGTTTCTCATACACCTATGTTTCATCAAGTTGAAGGACTTATGGTAGGAGAAGATGTTTCTTTTGCTAACTTTAAGGCATTACTTGAATTAATTGTAAAAAGAATATTCGGGGAAGATAGAAATGTAAGATTTAGACCGCATTTTTTCCCATTCACTGAGCCTAGTGCTGAAATGGATGTTGAATGTGGTATATGCAAAGGTTCTGGCTGTAGACTTTGTAAGGGTACAGGTTGGCTAGAAATACTAGGTAGTGGTATGGTTAATAACAAGGTATTAGAAGCTGGTGGTATAGACTCTACGAAGTATCAAGGATTTGCCTTTGGTATAGGTATAGAAAGAGTAACTATGCTTAAATATGGTATAGATGATTTAAGATCATTTTTTGAAAATGATATAAGATTTTTAGAGCAGTTTTAG